A segment of the Solanum lycopersicum chromosome 9, SLM_r2.1 genome:
GAACAAAAGGGACCAGTTTTCGTAACAGTGTTCAACCCACTCTCAACCGTACTAGTTGCAGTTCTAGCATATTTCGTCCTTGGTGAAAAGCTCTACACGGGCAGGTAAACAGTCTTACCATCTTGTCCTTAGAACAGGAATGACGGGAACCCCTTCATTTTGTTCTTTGGGGAAGAAAGGGAATCAAATTCATGCACTATAATACCCTCCTTAAACATTTTCAGCATCATTGGAGCAGTAATTGTCATTATTGGactatacttgcttttgtgggGAAAAGAAGATCAGCAACCAGAAATGAAAGAGAAAGAGCAATGCTCCACAAAAAACGAAGCGCATCATGAAGAACCTAGGATGCAGAAATTCACATCAGATGCAGAAAAATTTAGTGCAGAACCTTGATAGTCTCTGCTCCTTTATGTGGTGAGGAACAAGATGACTTCCATGCCCAATCTGTAGTAGTATGCTAgaagtaagaaaaaataatacacaTAATTGGAGTATAGTCAAACAGAGAAGTACCTGCAACCTGAATGTGTTACGTATAGCAGACATGGATTCATCTGATGAACAAGGCGAAAGAAGATACACCTCCTAAGAAAGAGATTATTCAGGGCTATATGTTCACCTCCAAAGTACAGAAGAGATAGactctctttttcctttttttttgtttggatgTTCAATTACTTATGCAAGGTGTGGCAGGTTAAAACAGCAGCCCATATCATTCATATTTCTGTCCAGTCAGGAGAGACTAGACAAAGCACACATAATTCATCTAACTAGCATCAAGAAGTTCACCCATCGTGACCAGTAAATGGAGCTCTCCATGACAAAACAATGTCCTACGCACATTTAATTAGTTCTATATGTCACTGAATTACCCCTGGAAATCCTGGGATTGAAATTCCCTCGGCTGCAGCATCATAAAGAATCCATAAATGCTCATAAATAAGTAGTACCACATAGTTTGGATACAGAAAAACTAGAATGTCTACCTATTGCAAGAGACAAACAAAAATGCAGGAGCTAAACGCAGCAGATGTAAATCAAATCCAATTCCATCTAGAGAAATTCTCTGCCATACATGTTCCTCCCTAAAATTAAATATCGAGAAAATGAGGAAACCCAAAGGAGGCAGAGATGACTAAGAGAGTAAAAACTCGACTAGTATGTTGCCACTATTTACACGAATGGAGGGGGAAATGCCATACATTATCTTGCAAGATTTTCAAGCAGCAGGAGGTCTGAGCTCATGATCTTGAGATGTGTCCCGCGAAGATGGTTGTAGATACTGCCACATTGGCACATAACCATAACTAGGGAAAACGGCCATCTTATTTACAGCCGGCTGATATGCTGCTGGATGAGGGGGAATAAAACTTGCTGGAGAAGCTGTAGCTTTCAACTCTTGCTCCATCCTCTCTTTGTCAGCCCTCAGTGCAAGTTTCTCTTCACGAAGTTCATTCTTCTCTTCCTGTTTATAAGAAAAGATTTTGTCTGGGCATCAGATATAGGAATTCAAGTAATCAAGAGTACCAAGCCTAAATTTTTTCTAATTCCATTCAAGAGTTAAGACTCAAGATTGCCAGTCACCGTAAATTTTACAAACTACTTAAACCTTTCAACAAAATCATTTCTAACCTTCAAAGTCTTAATCTCTTCCATAAGCTTTTGGTTCATCTCTTTGTATTCCTCAGATTCAGTCTTCAGCTGGTTTAGAACACGAATGGCATCACCAAGTATGGCCATTTTGTCTGTTTTTACAGGTCTCCCGGGTTCCAGAACAGAGCATAAGTCTGAAAACCTATCTCAACAAGATTCAATAGATTGATGTAGATTTTCATTTGAAGGAAATAATATTAACTGATACTAAAGTGATTTTGTGTCACTTTAAAAAAGATACTTCTGTTCGGAAGAGAgactctcttctttcttcagtAACAGTAATCGCTATCTGTTCGGAAGAGAgactctcttctttcttcagtAACAGTAATCGCTACCCTACTCACAGAATAATGACCTTTTTTAAATACTCTTAGCTATACTTAGAAGAACTTCCAATGGCAGCTCCAAGTTTTGTAAGACTTCCCAAGCCAGCAGAGAACAAGACAGCTATAGAATTGCAATGAACTATATCCATCTTTTATCTACCATATCGGTGTTGTTGCGTATGGTAGAAAATAGTAGACAAAACCTAGTTTTGAAGGCAGAGAGAAAATAAGAATTCATATGAGCATGACAATACCTTTCATTCAATTTTTCCCTTCTTAATCTCTCACGGCAAGCTTTGTTCCCTTGTTTGCTGCAAGACTCATTACGACCTCTGTtgaaaaaacacaaaaacaaatGAAGACTTGGTAAGAGAATTGCGAGTAGAAATAACTTCAGTTTTCATGACCTGATAAACTATAAAGCAGCACTAAAATttccacaaaaaaatcaaaccaaGGAACCCACGCCCTCCAATTTATACAATGAATTGTTTCACAGGTCCATCATCCACTCTGAATTGAAGAAATCTCCAGCACATGCATGATTCAGGATAATCGAGTCCATATAAAGCCAAGCTCACATAAAATTATGACCAACATTATGCAAGTCTACCAAGGGGGTAAAGTGCAATGCAAGAAAATATTACTtaagaaactcttttctttaGAAGGTGAGAGTTTTAAACCATTTCCTGATTCGTGCTTGTCATCCTTGCTCCATGCTAATCTTCTCCATATCGTTCCAATTTCATCGGATGTTTCCGAAGGAACACCAAGCAAACAAATACATTTAAAACCTTTCTTTATTAGATAAATAAATGATGCAGGATAAACTATGTATTCGCAAAAGAAGCATGTAAGCTGCGCAagatttttaaagaatatgCTCCATAGCTCGACAGATATAGATGTGCTTCATTAAGATCGTTACGAAGCAAAAAATGTGGAAAAAGGTTTCCTAATTTGAATAAACCTGTTCAATCTCAAATATGGTGTGCCAGATATAGCAAAGGCAAAGCTAGAACATAACTGAAAGCTAGAGCAAGTTCATCTAGAATGAAGAGGAGGAATTTCTTTCACTCATCACTAAATTATCATATATGATTTCTAATACATCAGCATATTAATTCCATTAATGTGATCATGGAAAAGCTAGTCATTCTCATGAAATATTCTAAACATATGCATAATTTTCCACATGTTAAGGAAGGCACTGATATATTTAGAAGCTACAATACAAATACCTTTTCCGAGGGCATTCTGTTTCTATGCACTCCTGTAATGCAGCACTGCTGAGAGGTGCCTCGACTTCTGCTACAGCACTGCAACCCAAGAACCAATGAGATACAAACAAGCTTATAAACCAGGATTATGGAACAAGGCATATATCATCAGTTTGAACACGAAAAAATTAATGTAAGAAAAATCATCAGCCTCTGGAAAGAAAGACAACAATTCGCTTTGTCCAACTATGTAGAACAAATAAAAGTCTCGAAAAGACCCCTTTTCTTCAATTCTCCTTTAGCTATAGCTATTAGAGAGATAGAATGTAGACTGTAAACAACCAAATGAGAAATGCTTGTGGGGGAAAAACCATAAGCATTTCCCACCTACTCTTAttatttgtttctattttcTCATGCAACAAATGCAGGTAGTGACTTAGAAACTATTCAAATCAGAATTTGTCAGATTTCATGATCTCTTACACAATTGCTCCAGTATCGTAAAATCTCTCTTGACATCAAGTAAAGGAGATATAATGTGGTACCAGAGATCATTCCAGGAGAGAAGCGAAAATAAGGTGGAGGACTGAACAATGACAAGACAATAAgaggaagaaaaggaaattCAGGAAGTCCAAGATTCAGCTCTGATCTAATATGACAAAGGATTTAAGGAGCACAATGAAATTATTATGGAATGACTGTATAAATCCTCTCGCAACAAGCCACATGTGAACAATAAACTTGCATACTTTTTTCCTAGAACGATACAAATAATCTCATGATCTAATCAAGCTTTTTGTTCGAGCAGTTTCAAAAGTAAAAAGCTTTTCTAGTTCTCCACATCATGATTAAATGGAAAGGTACCTAATATGATCATACACTAATCCAGTACTTTTACCTATATCCTGAAGCATTCTACTAGACAACCTTAATTCtaaccaagaaaaaaaaagaaatcatttttcACCTCTCTCTCCCTCCCAGCTTCCTTAATCTAACATCGACCATAAGAATGCATCAGATCATACTGAACAAACACTCTTAACAATTTAACCACTCAAAAGATAGAAAAAGATGCAGCCCTAGCAGAAAAGCAGAGAAAAGTAGGCTCGGAAGTTACACCTAAATGAGCATTACACCAAGCATATGAAAACATAAGAAACTACAAGAAGCAAATAATCTGGCATCTCGagataatatgaaatatatatcatGACATGCAAAAACTTGTAAATATAAGATTTATTTGAATCTAGACTAGCAAGATCAATTAACATGCATGAAAGGTTCTCTTAAATAACATTAAGGAAACAAATCCACCAAGATTAAGCTGTAGTAAGTGATAAACCTAATCAACAAGAGAACTCACCAACATAAAAAAGCATATGAAAAAATCAGGACAGATTATTAAGCCATctcaattcaattaaaaaaggCCCACCAAAATCAAGCTGTATGAAGAGATAAATTGAATTAACATATGTTAATGCCTGTAAAAAGGATCACATATTTTACACGATAAACttgaatatcatatttttgagCCAAGAGTCTATTAGAAACAACTCTCTACCCCAACAAAGAGGTAGAGTAAGATTTGCATACATCCTACCCTCCCCAGACGGAATTACACTAGGTATGTCGTTGTTATATAAACATGAAAATTACACTCTTGAATCGAGTGTATCagaaacagcctctctaccCCAAATGTAGAGTAAGGTTTGAGTACATTCTACCCTTCCCAAACCCCACTTATGAAATTACACGGCATATGTCATTGTCATTGTCATTGTATAAACTTGAAAATTACACTAAATATGTTGTTATCAttgtatataacttaaaaattatacttttgaGCCGAGCATTTATCAGAAATAACCTCCCTACCCACTACTCTCCTCAAACCTCACTCATGAAATCacattgaatatgttattgcATTGTATAAACTTGAAAATTACACTTTTGAATCAAAAAATCTATTAGAAACAGCTTCGCTATACCACAAAGGTATGGTAACACCTGCACACATTCTACCCTATCCTACATTCCACTTATAAAATTACACTGGATATGTTATTATCGCTATACAATATTAATCAGCACAAACATTAAATCTAACAAGCATAGCTTAAAAACagataaaaaagattaaatttttaccatcaaattataaaaacaaaggTTTAGATATGAATAAAAATACCTCAAATCCTGGGTTTGATCGTTCCAAAAGAAATCTATCGGCGATTCTTCATCTATAAAGCTATTGAAATCAATTAGGTCCCAATTGGCATCTCGAAATGAATCAAATCGATCCATTTCGATAAATCAAaccaacaaaaaggaaaaattagacAAATCGAATCAAAACTAAACCGaatttggataaaatttaatagaaaaagtTTTTCAAAGGATTAAGATGAAGAGTCACAAGTCATGATTTGGAGGCGGAAGAGGCAACCAATAATTATTCGACACGTGTCAGTATGGATCGTCCAATTATTGGTGGCGCCGCATTTTTCACTGTGACATGATGGGAacaaaaaggacattttaaCTCGCGCAAAATTATTAGATTTATCGTCGCACCGTTGAATGTcttaaaaatacttttcaatttaattaatcaaatttatatatattcaattttacaATATGAAATGTAATACATCACTAAATTCACATTTAGTTTAaggttatttttaatatttcttttaagagTCTCATATTTTAACAAGGGTGTGAAACTATTTACTATGCAATACGATTTATTAAGGGtgtatttaaatttagttaGTAAATAGTTTATATTAAGTTCAGgttatttcccttttttttcttttcttgtctagaagttaagaattAATTGTTTGACTAATATTTGATGCACctggaaaagaaataaatagaataataatttttttggaaaatgacTAGTTAAGTAACAAGaataaattaaagagaaaatggattatatttatttgatattttaaaataaaatttagatattcaaaaattataaaaaaaaaaagtattataaattataattttttactgaatttttctaaaaaattaaaaaaaaattcatgttgatatgataTCGATTTGACTTGTTGTAACGAAGTTGTTCGTGTTTATTATAAATGTCAATTGAGGGTGAGGACTGGAAATTCGGGTTATGTTTACGATTGTGGCTATAATTGTATGTTATCTGTTTTATCAAGTTCTGGTTATATGTTCATATTGTATATAATTGAAACTGACCAATGATTCTACTTGTGAATTTTGTCCATTAATACTATACTTACTCTTTTCTATAGAATATAGAACATATTTCGACGATTGTTTTGCGACCACAATTGTAATACTAGCGTTTTCTAAATCTAAGGGTGAGTTGTTTGCTTTGAGCTATTATGGGTTTCTCCTTTCTTCTCATTCATTCTTTAAATCTAaaactatatttatttcaaagttacgtttttatttttaaaatatttaaatttttcaatacaCGAATTCCAATTCTGTGGGGGAGGGGGGATTTTTAATCATGAAAGCTATGCACGATAGATCACGATTGTGACAACAAGAAATCATAACACAAGATTAAGGTGTAATCACCTAAACACAAATGATATCAAAATACATTgattatatgaaaatgttaatatatattacaatagCATGATGATTATACTACCTTTACCAAGCCAAATACAATTATGAAACCACTAGAggaaaaaattgtaaaagaaaaaaacaagaagcCTAAATAGGAGTCAAAACCTAATTAAGGAAGTACTCGATAACATAACCATTTGattcacattaaaaaaaaacatttctctTTAGTCATAGCTAGAAAGAAAGttaaatttacttttattaaaaataaatctgATAAGAAAGACtcgtaaaaaaaaaacagaatatgTTCATGAAAAAGACTCAAGAACTTAGCATGCTTTGTGGTAAGGAGTATAGATTATTATAGTCATTTCAATACTACAAAGCATGTCCTTTTCAAGTACTCtttctatcttcttttttttttacgaaaCTTCTTTGTCAAtttattttcaacaaaaataaatttaactttatttctACCATGGCTAAAGAGAAGGAGAAATGTGTTTGTTTGGGAGGGATCAAATGACTATGTTATTGTTGTGGTGGTTTTTTTGTTTAGATTGACTACTATATATAGGGAAAATTtagattttgtaaattttttaatagtttGAATAAGATAATACTAAATCGTCGATAGTAACTATTTTGGCATGTAACTTAATGGGGGTGTACTAGATATCAACGGTCTtgtatgatcaaatttttttagtcaaactttatattagaaaaataatttagagaTTCGATCTGAgcaaataatatatacaaaatatggTCAtccaattatataaaatatagttagTTGACCGttgttattctttattatcAGATTTTTTTACAGCTAATCATGATTTGACGATTACAAAATAGCTAAGAATTATGTTATAAGGATATGAATACTAtattatttagttcattataaaagaggaaaattcaaatatgatattgaactttgataaaagctcattgatgatattctttcaaattttaatttatctatgTCATTTTTTCTTTGAGAGAAAAATCATCTATGTTATTATAAACAGTTCCAAGTTTACAAAATCATTTATTACACATGTTGAATTATAAACTGTAAAAGTCTAACAGATTTTACTTTCAAAATGAAATTGTATTTTAATTGGATAAAACTAAACTTGAGTGTTCTAAGGAATTAGGAGGGGCACCCTTTGGCCATCATTATTGATTATAAATCGGAACCTTTCGCGTATggtcacttaaaaataattaattaatctccATTATAtagataattacaatttgtagctacatgttatataaaagaaagagaCGAGCGAGactggagagagaggagagaggcgagagagaggggggaaaggtgtattatatatgtatattggttagataatcgtatattatacatatgtatttgtatatatggtagagagattgggagagagaggagagaggtgagtgaGACTGGGAGAgtgaggagagaggcgagcgagatcaagagaggcgagcgagagagggcagagagtgggaaagaggtgaattatatatgtatataattatatattatacatatacatatgtatattggcaagcgagattgggagagggaagagagaggagagcgagaaagggaggagagaggcgagcgagagagtgagagagaggtgaattatatatgtatataggttaaataattgtatattatacatatgtatttatatatccTAGCGAATTACacatatacaaacgtgactaattatacaaactcgaagacAGTCcatgtaattaatatataatgttagtcgcaAGTGGTAATTATagtaaactatagctatgatgagtaattaaataatataagtttacTTAGCTACGTAATTTTTCCATTATAGATTGCGTCTTCAATACCCTCCGCACCTTCACCCCTACCCTCCCATAGTATTTGTATATGAAACGTTTTTAGGACGAGATTTTTTTATTACGTAGCAAAtacaaattaagtaaaaaaaaaacacttattttctatgaaaaacattttcatttgtACGGAACACACCCCTATATCAACTTATAATCCCAAATATTCACTTGAAAATAGTAGTACATAAAAATCTCTAGCTTTAATAAAAAGGGGAgggaaaaaacaagaaaatacatTCCAAATGTAAGAGAATAAGAGATATTTTCCATTATATGATCACTGTTATTAACATTGCAAACTATTGAAAGTTTACAAAGACAAACAGTTTGGTGTAAAAGAGATGAAATTTGCAGCTAAACTATAAGCACACCCAAATCGCGCGTGCTTCATTTTTCTTCAGATCGTCAATCGGCTCAGGAAATGATAGTTAGTGTACTCAAATTACGCGTGCTTCATTCTTCAGCTTGTCAATCAGCTCATCCACGGATGAAAGGATGACACCGGATTTCCTTTTGGGAGGTTCGGTTACTTCAACTACTTCCAAATCAGATCTGATCTCAACGTTCAAGTCTTGCAGTGTGAATTTCTTTATTGGCTTCGACTTTGCTTTCATTATGTTGGGGAGTGTTGCATATCGTGGCTGATTCAGCCTCAGATCAGTGCTGTTTCCACAATCAAGAAGTCGTAAGTACACAATAAGGTAACACAAATACATTGAACAGAGAGGACACAAAGACGGTCTTCACATAAGTTCATAGCTGAGTAAAGTTCTGATCTCCTGTCATTGGCTATGATTTAGATTTATCAACCTAATGGTATAATATTATCACCGATCGATCCTCCAAGGCCCCATACCACTAAGAAAACAATGAAGTTAGTTTTTTAAAACTTCACTACATGGATAAAAAGATCTGCTTCACAAATCTCCTAGAAAACTAATAGATTAATTCTATTGATACTTCAATATTGAATGGTAACATGAATATAGTTTTTCTCAGTAttaagaatgttatggatgtcaTAAGCATGTTAAATAGAATAGAGCGAGGCCAAACCATTAAGGACTATACCGGGATTGTATCAAACCATTTACCTGCGAAATAAACTAATGTAACAGTAAACTGCATTCTTATAATTAAGCTGACTTAACAGTTTGACAGTACACATTTCCAAACTAAGGCAGTATTTGTTTCTGGTGCAGAAAAAGTTTGGAAACTGAACAAAGGGGGAAATACGGTGGCAGATAATACATTTAGTTTGAGGGTTCTCTTCACGACTTGTCATGTATATAACTCAATATCAGAGAACTAAAGCAATCATATAAACAAAACTTGAAGCTAGTGCCTTTTAATTTGAGATTAAGCTAGTTAAAATCCTATTTGTTTTAAGATGTGCCCCAAAAGACCTAcaatcacattttttttcttatccaGAAGACACGCTTCTAGGTGTTTTCTTCGTGAACATGCAAGTCTTTGTAATAACTCGATTGAGACGTACGTGATTACTGCAGGCAAATCCAAACACAATGTCTCAATACCACCATCAACTTCTCTGTCCACTGTAGCTACCTGCTTTTCTTTATCGAGAACAACCTAACACAAAAATCATAGTGAGATTGCAGCCCTAAACAAGCCAACTGAACATGATGGCAAAGAAACCATAATTGAAACAGTAATATGGACTTTGGAAGATTGCAGActgttttataataattttgatatgaaacAAAGTACAGATTGCATGAGATCAGGCAAAGATTACATGTCTTGTAAAGCAAACAGCTAAATGATAGAGATAATAAGGTAAACAGAGATAGTGTTATGGCTGATTAGATTTAATATGAGCACATGGATTAAAGAGGTGCTCAAGAGGAAGATATAGAAAAACAAACGAAAGAATCAGTTTGAAAGCCCTGGATACTTGGACACAATGTCCAAGGCATACTCAAAATAGGCATATCAAAGTAAAGGTAATATAAACCAACTTAGACCAAATAGAGATTGCAGAATCAGAATTTTTTGGATCTCTTTAACTAGTTTGCACACCCTTACGCTGAACTGATACCAACCTTAGAGGCAAATGTCCCCTG
Coding sequences within it:
- the LOC101248331 gene encoding transcription factor bHLH104, with translation MDRFDSFRDANWDLIDFNSFIDEESPIDFFWNDQTQDLSAVAEVEAPLSSAALQECIETECPRKRGRNESCSKQGNKACRERLRREKLNERFSDLCSVLEPGRPVKTDKMAILGDAIRVLNQLKTESEEYKEMNQKLMEEIKTLKEEKNELREEKLALRADKERMEQELKATASPASFIPPHPAAYQPAVNKMAVFPSYGYVPMWQYLQPSSRDTSQDHELRPPAA